The DNA window CCCCCGTACAGCTGCAGACGATTATGCAGACTGCCGTTTCTCCGCGTCCGGTCGCTCTGGCTTCCACAGTGGATAAGAACGGGAACAGCAATTTATCTCCGTTTAGTTTTTTTAATATGTTCAGTACGGTTCCGCCGGTACTGATTTTTTCGCCGTCAAGAAGGGTACGCGACAATACCACCAAACATACGCTGGAAAATGTCCTGGAAGTGCCTGAAGTGGTGATCGGAACCGTGAATTTCCCGATTGTACAGCAGATTTCCCTAGCCTCAACGGAATATGAAACAGGCGTCAATGAATTTATAAAGTCCGGACTGACCATGAAGGAGGCAGATCTGGTACAGCCGAAACTTATTGAGGAGTGCCCAGTGAATTTCGAATGTAAAGTCCTTGAAGTGAAATCCCTCGGAGAGCAGGGAGGTGCCGGTAATTTGGTGATCTGTGAAGTGCAGAAAATTCATATCCGGGAAGAATACCTTAATGAGGAAGGGAATCTGGACCAGAAAAAACTGGATATGGTGGCCCGCCTTGGCGGAAACTGGTATTCCAGGAACAATGAAAACAACCTGTTTGAAGTTCCTAAACCTCTGGTGACCAAAGGAATCGGTTTCGATTTGCTTCCGGATGACATCAAATACAGCAGGGTCTTTTCCGGAAACGATCTGGGCATGCTGGCCAATGTAGAACAGCTTCCGGGAGTAAGCTTCTATGCGGATGAAGACATCCACAGGGAAGCAAAAAACCTGCTTCTGAAAAATAATATTGAAGAAGCCTGGAAACTGCTGACACAGGAAGAATAAAAATACTGCTGAAGCATGAGCACACGTTATTCAGCTTAGCAGTACTTTAAATAAAAAGGAGTGAAAATTTTCACTCCTTTTTTTTAGAAACAGCATTGATAAGTACCGTTGACGAGTTGCATGTGGCCGTATTTCGACGGGCACGAAAGAATAAAGCACCGGTCATTGCTGTTATTGATTGCATTTAAATGACATCCGGTCGGGGCGCAGGAAGATGTTGCCTGTCCCAGAATGCCTTTCTGAGCGGCTCTGTTTAATTTTTGAGCCTGGTGTAATGATTTCATAATGATCTGGATTTTAAGGTTATCATATCGTTCATTAAGATATGCTTTTTCCGGTAATGAATTCATCTATTCTTCAGAATAGTAGTCGGTTTTTTATAAAACTACATCTTTTCCCGGATGAACTCAATACATTTTTCAGTAACGGTATCAAGGTCTTCAGGTAATTCATGGCTTTCCCATGGCTCCTTTGCGCCAAAAGTATGTCCTGCATTTTCAACCAGGAACAATTCCGAGTTAGGATGCAGCAGGTACAGGTGTTCTGCATTTTTCACATCCACGCTTTCATCACGGGTGCCGTGAATGATCAGGAAATGTGCTTTGGCCATTTCGGTAGCCCTTTCTACATCAAAGCGGTGGTAATTCTGCTGGAAATCTTCATAAAACTGGTAATAATGCGGCATCTGCTGATTGGTTCTTCCGTTCAGCACATGGTAAACGCCTTTTTCCTTCCAGCTCTCAAGCTGATGGTTTTTGGGAAACCGTTCTAAGGTATCAACGCTGGCCAGGGTGATCAGTCCGTTGATGCGTTCATCTTCAAATGTTTTGATGATGGAAATACCGCCTCCCCTGCTGTGGCCTATCAAGATGATCTTATGGCGGTCTACTCTTGGATCCGAGGCAAAATAGTCAATCACCACTCCTAAATCTGAAAGCTCCTTGGAATAATTATTCTGCCCGAATGCTTCCAGGTCTGCAAAATTATTGGGATCTTCAACGGTAGTTCCGTTGTGTGAAAAGTTGAACTTGACAAAAAAGAATCCTGCCTCAGCCAGTTTTTGTGCCATCAGGTTCCAGGCACCCCAGTCTTTGTAGCCTTTGTAGCCATGCACGAAAATAACAAGCGGAAGCTGATTTCCAG is part of the Chryseobacterium camelliae genome and encodes:
- a CDS encoding alpha/beta hydrolase family protein → MNIIKQQNIILNNPETRDFLADALYPDSGNQLPLVIFVHGYKGYKDWGAWNLMAQKLAEAGFFFVKFNFSHNGTTVEDPNNFADLEAFGQNNYSKELSDLGVVIDYFASDPRVDRHKIILIGHSRGGGISIIKTFEDERINGLITLASVDTLERFPKNHQLESWKEKGVYHVLNGRTNQQMPHYYQFYEDFQQNYHRFDVERATEMAKAHFLIIHGTRDESVDVKNAEHLYLLHPNSELFLVENAGHTFGAKEPWESHELPEDLDTVTEKCIEFIREKM
- a CDS encoding flavin reductase family protein, which codes for MKTIIPSELSPVQLQTIMQTAVSPRPVALASTVDKNGNSNLSPFSFFNMFSTVPPVLIFSPSRRVRDNTTKHTLENVLEVPEVVIGTVNFPIVQQISLASTEYETGVNEFIKSGLTMKEADLVQPKLIEECPVNFECKVLEVKSLGEQGGAGNLVICEVQKIHIREEYLNEEGNLDQKKLDMVARLGGNWYSRNNENNLFEVPKPLVTKGIGFDLLPDDIKYSRVFSGNDLGMLANVEQLPGVSFYADEDIHREAKNLLLKNNIEEAWKLLTQEE